In Lolium rigidum isolate FL_2022 chromosome 3, APGP_CSIRO_Lrig_0.1, whole genome shotgun sequence, the genomic window GCGATCGTGGTCATGCTTGGGCGGCTTGATGCCAGGCAGGTGAGGGTGATCATGATCATGCTTGGGCGGCTTGATCATGGGCGGATGGCAGAGGAATGCCGAGGCGCATTCTGCTGACGGTTCGTGTACCTTGCCAGCGAGCGCCACGAAGGTTGGCTTGACGCCGTGGCTGGGTGCCGCGATGATCTTGGAGGGCTCCTGCCTGGGGCACGGCATGTTCGACGCGCTGTGGAGCTGCGCTAGGCAGTCCTGCTTCAGCTCTCCGTCCTCACCCACAAGGTCAGCAGGGAGAGGCACGCTGAAGGCGCCAGACTTGTCCAATTGCCCGACGGCCTTGCTCTCGTACTCGCCCTTGCTGTTCTTGCACTTGACCACCACTTGAAGACCTGAGACAAGGTAATAACAAGTTGATAAAACGGCTAATTATATTTTGATTCCTTTGTAAACTATGATGCTGTTGATCGCAAGCAAATTGTGTACCTTTGAAAGCTGCCTCGGCATTCATGTTCTTCCTGGTACAGTCGGAGCACCTGGCCAGGCCGACCACCACCGGCACCGTCTCGCCGTGCGCAGCATCTGCGAGACCGATCGCCAGCGCCACGGCGCAGACTCCGAACAGAAACTGTCGAGGCAGGAACTCCATGCTGGAACGCTTAAGGAAGGGGAAAACTGTGGATGGATGTGGAACGCAGCGGGCGTCGTTTATATAGGCGTCGAACACCGGCGACCGGAGCGGCCCGGCAGTGAAACGAGTGAAGACTGGCTAAAATTTGCGCCGGTTTTACAGATTACCCATTAATGTCGCCTCAATGTGATCACCGTTGCTTGAGTTCTACTCTTCCAGCCTACCTAGTACTGGCCGTTAAATGTTGAAGCCAAGTGTACTGTGTACACAGTAACACAGCACATGGATTGCCCCTTTCTGTAAGGGCGCTGCTCCAATGTTGTTAATGATTCTTCAATCTTGAGCAGCTAGTGGAGTTCAGTTTTCCCTGTTATGCATCTTCAGCAACGAGTGCACGCAGAAGCAGGGAAACCTGCTAAAATCAGCGTCATACAAACGACGCCCTGCTGCGTGTCTGAGTTCTACTCTTGCATCGACTCGCTGTTACCAAGCTAGAACAACGGAACTGTGTTTTTCTGTTCATACAAACGGCACGACGATTGTGGTGTGCTAAAAATGGCTAAAAGTGGGGCTGATGCGTGGTCTCCGATTCATCGCAAAGCCTTGTCCTGTAAGCTGGCCAGGCACGACACCAGCGACGTTGGCTGGCTGGGACTTGAAGGTGTCATCATGGCGGTGTTCTTGCTCGTCCGCTTGAAATTCTCTcggagaaaccctagatcccacaCGGGATTGGGCGAGGCGGCGCTCTTGCGTCGTTTGCCTTTTGGGGCATCGCCTTGGATGTTCTGCTAGCTGGAGGGACAAGTGAAATGAATTGGTGGTTGGCGGCGGTGAGCTGTGGGGCAGCCTCAGCTATGACAGATAGACGGATGCGACTTGGGTTTTTGGTGAACTCCATGTGAAAATCCTGCATCGGCGATGGCGTTGCTCTCTGCCGCCGCTCCGTTCCTTGAAGGCATCGTTGTGGAGCCTCTTTATCTTCAGTGTTTGCTCTATTCGTCTAGTCGGTGATATCCGATTTTCGTCTTTGGCTAGGCGTTGTGTGGACCTAGAGCCGGTGTGGATGTCGAAGCGGTGGCTCCAGATTTTTTTTTCCCTCTGCCAtgttgtgttgatgtattttAGTGTCGGCTTTGGTCGCTAGGGCGACTTGATTGCCAACTCGTGCAGCGACGCGGCCTCGGGACCATTTTGGTGTGTTCAATGTTGTATTGGTTTCAGACGATTTTTCTTATAAACTGTCTaactatttttctgaattaatcaaTGAAAGGTATCGCCTAGGTTTGACAGAAAAACAGCGGCCAAAAGTCATCTTTAATTGCCTCTCAAGTGGAGATTAATTGGGGAGGTGCCCTGATGCATGTTCTTTCTAGGCAGCTGCACCTGGCTGTGGGCAATACCTGATTATCGTAGGCTTGTAGGGCATCTGATTAATTAGCTGCTGAACAAGAGCTTGATGAATAGAACCACCATGTCGCTTTGTCCCGCTAACTGGCAGCGTGCTATCAAAACTCCAGTGAGTCGTACGTAACGAGTTGGCAGTTTGGCACTGGTCGGGACCACATGGCCGGTCGCCACTCTGTATGAGAAGTTCCCCTGTTTACTTCTCTTTTCTGAATGCTCTGCTACTGCTACCAACAACTGTGTTAAACAGTATTACTGCTGATCTCTTAGACAAATACCAAAGTACCAAGCCCTCCAACGACATTTCAGTTCCGAAATGCAAAGCTCTAGTTAGAATAGATCAGGACATCGTTATGGAATAGCTCACACACTTTCTTTATTTCACAAACAAATCAGCGAACTAAAACACCAATGCCAACACAATGGCACGAACTAAACCAAACAACAAATCACTAGAGAGAAAGCAACATCAACACAATCAACTAACAGCACACAGACATGTCGATCCGCAAATGTCTGAGGGACCGATGCTCCCTCCTCGACGCAGGAGACAAGTGTAGTAGTAGACCAGATCAGTTCTTGGGCTGCTTGTCTTCCTCGCCTAGCGGCGGGCACGGCTTCTTCTTGTGcatgagcttcttcatcttgggGTGCTTGTGGAAGAAGGGCTCCGGCTCGTCCTCCGCCGGTGGCGCCGGTGGCGCCGGAGGCTTTGGCGTAGGGGTGCCGTACGAGGGAGTCGGAGGAGTGGGCGTGGGCGTCGGGGGGCCGTACGACGGCTCCGGCCTGGgctgcggaggcggcggcgggggaccCATCatgaagtgcttcttcttcttcttgcacaGGCACGCGACGGGCGAGAAGACCGTGCCGTCGGCCACGGCGAGGTAGCCGGCGCCTTGGCTGCTGGGGCCGATCTTGGGCGGCGCCAGCCCGGCGCACGGCGTGTCAGGCGCGCTGTGGAGCTGGGCGAAGCAGTCTTGGCCCAACTCGCCGTCGTCGCGCTGGATGCCAGGCACGAGCGGGATGTTGAAGGCGCCATTGTCGTCGAGGAGGCCGAGCATCTGCGTCTGGTAGGTCTCGCCAGCGCCGGACCTGCACTTGACGGCGACTAGAAGCCCTGCAGCGCGGGATGTGCAGAAAAAACAAATATTAGAAGTTTGTGGCCGCGCTGCGGGCCGTCTAAATTTGGGAACTAAACTGCACTGTCGAGTTGATTATGGTACGGCCCAACCATGTATGCACAATAGCAAAGAAGATACCAAGCTGGGCATTTCTGCAGCCTGACTACTATGAATACCGGAATTGTGTGTTTTGGGCATAAAGACTTCTACCACAGCTACATCTTACAGGATATGTTAAAACTCCCTAGTGAGTTTCTTGGACTAATTAAACTAGCACTACATTCACTACATGAATTGGTAAACTGTCGTTTTGTGAGAAGGCCAAAGTTTTCAGGGCTACACCGAGATGTATAGAAGCAATTGCCCTTACCCTTGAAGGCTTCCTCAGCATTGACGTCGTTGGGGGAGCAGTCCAAGCACTTGACGGAGCCAACCACGACCGTCGGCGTCAGCGCGGCCGCACCGAAGCTGACGACGGCCGAGAGCACAACCAAGGCACCGAAGATCACAGCAGCTCCACGAGCATGAACCAGCCGAGCCCCCATGATGGCAGAACTCCTAGTCCTGCAGAAGAAGTGATATGAGGAAGAAACACTGGTGCATTTGGATGAGGAGAAGGGGTGGTCTGCATGGGTATATATAGGACTGTGTGAGAGTGTTAGTGTGACCGGGCTCATGAGCTCTTGATGTTGGTACTGGCTTCTGCTCATGTGAAACAGCTCGAGTGGAAAGAAAAAACTAGCGATGGGTTTACGGATTTCCTAGTGGACCGTCAGTACTCACTAGTCAGTAGTACTGATCTAGTGATCATTTCCTCCGTGATTCTACCTTTCTTCCTAGCGACCGAGCTGTACTGTAATTAGCTTTTCCGAAAAGAGCACTTTAATTACCTACGCCTGATTTTGCATCGCTGTCAACGAAATTAGCCGATTTCACCTGCCGGATGATGAATGTAATACTATCATTTCTCCCAAAATTGTGTTTGGTTGAGCTCTTGCTCAATCGTTTGCAACACCGGTGTTGATCTGCATCCGTTGGACAGATCAGTCATGTGTTTTTCGCTTTCATTTTGAGAAGAAAATGTGGCGGGGGTTTCCCCTTGAACGAAGCcggtgaagtttcaaattttcaAACGGGACAGAGAGTCGGTGCGTGCGGCTCTTCACTGATGTGGTGTGCTTCATCTGTCAGGGTGGCTCATAAGCAACGCACGGTTCATGGTTTATGTATGATAAAAGGGGGTTGGTTGGGTTGCAGCAACCATGTCCATGTGCGTGCCATGACTATGGTGACTGATGGCCGGAACACGGAAAAGGATACAAGCCGGGATCACGTACATTGcacaagagaaagaaagaaaataatggCGTGACATAACTGGCGTGTGCATAAAACTGAACTCCCGGACAATATCGTTTCAGTGTTATCATGGTAGTATTAGGTTAGTGAGCCAACATGCTAGGCAAGTAGGCATTATAGCTGAGTAGTATGCACCGCCATGTTGGTGCAATGGTGCTTCACACCAAGATGGACAACACTGTGATCGTGCAATATTTCTTGGAGCTTGCAAATGAATGTGCAACGTACGCTTGTAGCAGCACACACTGAGCAAAAATTTCCACTGCTCACCGTTGCCTGCAAAAATGCTAGGCATTGATCATGACCGCGTAGTCTGCATTTGCTATCTTGTTGCTTCACACCAAGATTGTGATTGTGCAAAAATGGCGTTTATTTCTTGGAACTTGCAAATGAATGCTTGGCTTACGCTCCTAGCGCTGTCTGAGCAAATTTCCACCGCCCACCATTACATGCAACAAGCCACTGGACAAGTTCACACACTTGCAGAGAAATAAAATGTTCACACACTGGATTTTCTTTGAGTATTTGAAGTCAAGAGATCCGAGAAATTGATCAAGGAGAAACTCTAGATCCCCttacatattttactaattaattCTCTTTAGAGATAGCAAAATGCTCTTAACTATATGTAGTGACAGCAGTAAACACCAACACCATTTTCCAACATACTATATCTCTTAAAAACACTATTCACCGGTCGGTAAAAGGTGCACGACATCACCTTGAATTCAAAAGTTCATTCCTTCAAGCTGTTTCGTAGCATCCTCTTCCTTTCATTCTTATTTGGTGATAACCAGCCCTCAAATCTATCTTAGTTCACACCTCATCCAAAAGTGCCGGTCTTCTATGATAGGAATGgggtattttgaaaacatggttgCTGCATTTAGTTTTCGATAGTAGAAACACATTCTCCAGGTTCCATCTTTCTTCAACACCAGAGCTGATTCAATAGCTGCTCCCATCCGTTTAAGAAAGGAAAGAATGGATAAcattcaatcaagctttcatctttaGAGAAATTTCCTTGGATATCTACTAACCCTTGTATATCCTCCATCAACTAGATGTCTTCTCTTAGGTTAAACAACACACTCTCCTAGTTGTTGATCAAATCCTTATCCCAATAAACTTCCCGAAAGAAAACTTCAATCTGAGAGAAGATGAATGCTTCCTCTCTTTCACATAGTTGAATGCTTTACCATTTGAGGTTTAGTACATTTGCAGTCATAGGGTTCTCAACCCGATTCTCTTTATGAATCCACCTTTAGTGATATTTAGGGTTTCGTCCTTTCATTATTTGCGCACCTAATCTAGTTGACTTTACATACCTCACTTGGTGAATGCTATGGTTGATATGAAAGGTTGTCATATGTGTTTAGGCATTCTCATTTGGAAAGGACACATAGAATGGTCTAGGAAAAGTGGCTTGGTTGGTTATAAAAGCCTCAAATCCGAATGCGGGTAGAGGCATACTCCCATGCGTAAAAAGTCTGTAGAAGCTCAAAGGAAGGAATAAAGGCTAGTAACCACAGATGGATGGTGGTAACCTATTTATTCAAGCATTATTAAGGGACAATGCAAATTCTTAGAGAAACACTAACATAAAAGTATTTGGGACTAACTAGATGCATTACTAACCAACACTTCGATCATCTAGTGGAGAGGTCATGGTCGGGGCTACACTGATGGTGTGAGAAGCAACTATCTTGTGCATGGAGAGAGGTTTTGTTGAAATAAATTATTCAGGCACTACGTATCCTTTCAATGAGCTGCTTCGAGCTCATAAAAGGTTTGTGCAAAAAAGATCATGACAATCATGCCAAAAATAATCGTGGGCTGGATCACTTGATAAAAGAGGGCTACATTGGCAAGTTTGGGAGAAGATATCATATCCAAAGGAGATCATATGAATGAGTTTTTCTCACCTACAAGTGTTCAATGATGCCATACTAATAAAACAGTCAGGGAGATCGATTATTGGAGAGGCATAACAGCGTGTGTGCTATAGGTACTGAAAGGAAGGTACTATCCAGATGGTGATGTACTTAATTCTCATTGCCCAAACAACGCATCTCGCTGGCTTGAagggaaattaacaaaggaatggGGTATTGGAAAAGGGTTTAATAAGAAGGACTGGAGATGGATCAACTTTGCAAATTTGGCATGATCGATGGATCGATTGGACACACATGGTGCACCCAATGCGCATATTAGTACAAAGTGGAAGTCTTTTTTAAATGAAGGAAAAAAGATTTGTGTCATTTGATTAACTAAGGAGAATAGTCATGACATGACAAGGTACCGAACCAAAAGTTGCAAAATGGATCACTCTCCCACTTTTGCACACTCGAATTCTTAACACCCACCAAGATGCAAAGCTTGAACTCGTTCTTTGTAGTATCGAGTAGAATTTTTGTAGGGGCGGACTTGTTTTGGAAGACCCTTGTGTTTCTTTTGTTCCAAATCATCTAACAAGTGAGTAGCGTGATGGATGCCATAGCTTTGCGGTTGGATAGCGCTTTGCAAGTCATAAAATCCCACCAATCCTCAATTGAGAGCTCATTGGACCACTCATGGTTTAGATGCAAGGGATGCCAAGCCATGCCTTGATCATATTCTAAAGACTTTTGGTGAAACGGCAATGGAAGAAGAGATGTGCCGCCGACTCTTGAGTCTGCTTGCATAGTGCGAAAAACATGGAATTACTCGAACCTATTTTGTGAAGGCGGCCCGCCATCCAAAGACTATCGTGGACAATTAGCCAAGCAAAGAAATTGATATTTGGTGGCGCTCAAGCATTCCAAAACATTTTTTTGTGAGAAGTAGTAGTGGCTCCAAAGAATTGGGTGTTGTGTGTCGAAGTTGTTGTATTCACCCCATTTAAAGTTAGCATCCAAACAATAAAGTCCTCCACCTCATGCCTAAGTTGAGCGGTATTGAACTCCAACCAAAGTTGGATATATTGTTGAATGTGAGGGATGGTTACAATTGCATCCATCTTGATTTTGGATATCCACGCGTTGTTTTGCAAGGCTTGTCTCACTTTCCATTTTTTTCATTGTGGAAGTTCCATAGATAAGAGGAACTAGTTCTTTGGGGGCTTCTACCATTGAGCCAATGGCCTTTCCAAAAGGGGACAATACCACCATTGCATATGATGATAGCAGTGGAGGCAGAGAAAATGTCCATGTCCGTTGAGTCACAAGGATTTCCCAAGCCGACCCAAAGCTTGGAGGTGCGTCGACAttccactactagaaaaaagcttaccagtggcgcacatgttttatatatcAGTGGCacaccatggtgcgccactgttatcacgccactactAAATGTTAGCAGTGACACACCAGGTGGTACGCCACTGGTATGTGGCCCTACCAGTGGCACACCACCTAGTGCGCCGCTGCTACATTTTTTATGTGCTACTACtgtatttttgaaattttgaaatttgaattttttttatttggtaCGCCAGTGCTATATTTATGGTGCACCACTGTTAACTCTACTTGGTGCACCATTACTAATCTTTAGGGTGCACCACTAATAATCTTTAGCGTGCGCCACtagtaaaattttgaaatttgaatctAGATCCAGATCGATCTAGCACCATATTTTCGCAAaaaattttcttggtttttttcttgTTTTGTCTTCCGAATTATTTGTCCCGTTCATCTCGCACCATTTTTTGCTCATTTTGTTTTCCCAATTAGATGGGCCATTGGAGAGGTTGGAGGATGGATaagagagggaggagaggatggagaagaaagaggatggtgaggagagaagaggatggaagaattggaggatgagaagagaggagaggagggttGCCAGAGTGCTTGGGGGAGAGGAGGTCGAAGAGGAGGAAGGGGCGCcggagtggaggagaggaaggaggagaaggggaggaggaggagaggaatctGTGGAGGAGGGAATGGGAGGTGGATAAGATGGTAGTGGGGGTAGGTGGTGGCCGTCCAGTTTAAATTTTGATGGAGGGAAAGTTCGCAGTGGCACACCTCTTCATGCCGTGCCACTGCTATTGTTTTGtaaattttcaaaatctaaaacctgaaaaaactcTTGTGTCCGTTTTGATTTTTGGGGCATCTAAAAATTGTCTAAACGACCTTAGGTGGTTGAATTTGGATGTAAAATTTCAcgtagatatattttcatataaaaaacatTTTCATTAGAGGTCATATGTAACAAGAAAGGTTGCTTTACCGATACATGACACTATTTTGCAAAAAatgttgaaattcatttttattaatttctcttgcaactagatgacataacacaagaacatctcgaaggatttttaaTGTTGGGCACCACATAGCAGTGGCAcaccaagcatggtgcgccactgctaaatgGTGCCTAACATTCCCACTCCCCTAGACATAGCAATGTCGCACCATATAAAGGTGTGCCACTGCTATCTCCCGTACCTGTAATAGGCTAGGTCCCACCCTCCTCCTTGGCTCACCActacttggtgcgccactgctatgtgAGACAGCAGTGGCGCGTCCACTGGTAATCCAGGGGGAGGGGTGGTACCAGTCAAAGCCTTATTGGTGGCGCactactgtaacatcccaaaaatttcaaaacaaagaaaatgaatttccctatttccaaattttggaaaccaacaaaaacttttattaaattaagtttgatacatagtgatcttgcttatatgttgtgatattgccatgtttgtttgttgaagtattttgaaatgatcttaaaccctaaaccctatcctttttaccatccaagttaaaacaaaataaaaagaaattaaataagaaaagggcctatgtgcctatggctattttggtaaaacttttacctaggcttttctaccttgattagatgttttgaaaatatcaacaaacctaacctagtacttaccaactaaatcaagtgagaaacaaaaataaaataaacatatgcatagaggcatatgtggcacatagccatattaccaaatcttgccctatgccctcatactctacccaaatggtttgaaaccatctctaaacctaatctaaccctaaatggaccctagaccatgcccagcaaggggaacaaaatacaagattaaggaaaattggaatatcacctcttatgtgtttatggccatttttgcaaatctttgaactaggccttttggaattgtttcaatggtttgggaatgttcctaaactaataagaatcacttttgattcaagaaaaaccaaatcaaagcaagagaaaattcaaaaaccaactcacatatgatcatggtcatatgtgacattttTATCATCTTACCCTCTTTGAGCCCTTGTACTAAGAGGTTTCTGAACTAAACCTTCTCaagtctttgcacctcatccaagaccacatcaaggtgaacatttttgatgttgaccactttgaccaaatcCTTTTCTATTGTTTAACATAAGCAAGCCAAGATGCCACCCCAAATCTGAAATAAGATCCTACCTAATTTGATTTTTCACAAATCAACACTCCTTGACCAACCAACACCACCACTACATCACAAAATTTATGTGAATCACTCCCATAAATTTTGGTGCCAAAATTCAAAAATTCTCTTCTTGCGGCCATATGATCGAGCACTTGGTGTGCACAATCTGGAATGAGAGAGACTTGCTAATATCCAGTGGATTTTGACCTAAACCCTCCATCCCATGTCATCACTTACTCCCTCTATCACCCAGGAGACAATGCCAAGCGCTTGTACCACCTTGCCATGACGTGGGTGACCAGAACATGGCCATGCCGAGCCCAAAGTCACCCCTCCATGCCAACTCCTTCCCCTCTCCACTCCAGGACACATCATCATGTCCTTGAGACTCCCCTGTTCCTGCTGATCACGTTGGACAAGATCCCGAGCCAAGAGGAAGGCGACACGAACGAGAACGCACCGTGTCCAGACATGCCACgccacgccagagcgtgcacagcgagcgccctggacgcgccagtacgtcgcccgTCCCCGTCGACGCTGACCATGcctcgccctctccctctctcctacgCACTCACCAAGTCACCACCTACCtcccagacaccgccattggACTGCGGAAGCCCTGTGgacgacgccatcatcaccgacCATCCGCCACCGTACCGCCAGTACGTGATGTCGCCTCAACGCCTCAGTCCATCCCCGTCCTTGCCACGACGCGCGCTAGCACCGCCTTGACATCGCCTACAGTCCTATGACGTCGCCCTGCCCTTTCGCCGCCCGTAGCATCGTCTCCATGATCAACTGAGCCTCCCCTTCATGATCTGAGCACACCATCGCCCTCCCCACTCACCTCTGAGCCTGCTCGACCTCTTTCCCCTTCACATTGCCGCCGGAGCCACCCCAATTCCTCGTCGGAGCCCCGCCAGGACACCTGCAAGCCCGCCGTTGATTACGTCCACCCCTGGAGCCGCCGCGACCCtcgctgagctcgccgtcgtcttccacTTCGATCGCCCACCTCGCCAAGCCTCGCCGGAGCTCAGGTGAGCCACCGATCCCCCACCGTCGTCTCCAGTAGGGTTAGCTCGCCGGACCTCTTCATCGATGACGAAGACGATCGTGCCCCGTCGATCTAGCCTCTAATCCAACGGTCGTCGctgcgtaccgtttcggtgaaGGAAATAGAGGCTGACAGTGGACCCCGCCGTCAGGCCCCTCTCATCCCGCGTGGCAGCTCAGctgggctggcccgtttaacCCTCTCTGGCCCATCtacgtttcccgcctagcccaccaTTTTTGAATTTTGTTTAACTAATGTTttttaaattcaatactggtgtttGATTCAAAATTGCATAGAACAAATTCTACTGAACCAAATTCGACGAATTTTATAtttttagaaagctcatgaaaggctccatccaaccacactggattcaaatcaaaatctgttgtagattttgaatagtaaaaataacaaatcagagagttttcagaattcaaataaatttataaaatcaaccataatgaattttgagatgattcaaattctcataattcacatttcaaaaactctaattgtttatgcaaaaatatgataggggtactgtatatgatcatgggctagagcaaaatattggctatatagtcaaattctagcccatataaactatttcaaaattagggtttcaaatctatgaggtgtagcacctcatttaaatcatcttcccaagtgttatgaagtagtgtgatgacccttgttgcatggtctcatatttgctcacttgaggatattaaatcaaataggatttaaatttcatgaggtatagaacctcatttaaatcatgtttctcaaatgatgaatgtggagtattgaccttggtcaacatgatctcacatttatgaattgaggagattaaatcttaagaagattcaatgagaggaaattatttctccaaaccaaatagaaaccctaatccatattttcaatgagaggaaattattttcctaacactaagtaagaaaaccctagcacaATTTTGGGTAGCAATGATAAGTGATGAGGGTAGATCTTttatgtgagccattaaggctaattaattctacttaagtattgtttggtgactgtatcctcgtattcgtttatagacgctagtaccggagactatcaagaggaggaggtattctaccaagaggaagaagagaactttgatcactaccccaatcaaggcaagctaatattattgcaaagtgcaaagctctatcagagcaaggcacactcacctattactttatgcttcatgatcccatcccaagttttatgcttacaagcttttactttgattattaaagcttccttttatagttaactttggtctaagtatagagggttacaagagtatcaaacttagcctaaaagctttataagctagatagcacccctcatgactagttgctagcgctaatcaataaaattgactactctagatgggaacttgtgaaaaccaatgactttgaaaactttggaatgatgagtcattctatgaaagattttgaaggtgaatatgacttttgaatgacatggtgaattttacaaaactgatggttgggttcggatgcaataccattccaatttacaagtacccccacaatacctgattatgggtagggcttaactggaagtttatgtgtcttagtatgggttccctctaaacaagcgtcataggggttatgccgaggctgcctccgctaaaagtgaaatgatgtgaaatgacgtgaaatgaggtgaatgtccggaccaagccccgtgcagttcccaggctgacggtttgtcttcactgggaggccaagctcatggggagaggtgcctatactaggatgtgtaagtgaaaggttatggttgatgatccgcgtactgagttacgattattcagggttaccccctgacggatgtaatcaaatgttgtggcacaagtgtgcaacctctgcagagtgtaaacctattcgaatagccgcgtccgcggtcatggacagttggaaaggccatactgtaccgTCATCataacttttccaaaatatgaatggtgacttgtgacttgagtttgaaaggtgactttgactttgaatcacaacagagttgtgggaatgacactaatgttcccacttgagttaagttaggcagataaagagtcttttattatctaaattgcttatgaaataaaactggctttatgcaaatgaacctagagcttagaacccccttactatagttaataatgcttacactagtattagtttgcgagtactttaaagtactcatggctgtgtccctggctattc contains:
- the LOC124698614 gene encoding proline-rich protein 4-like, producing MGARLVHARGAAVIFGALVVLSAVVSFGAAALTPTVVVGSVKCLDCSPNDVNAEEAFKGLLVAVKCRSGAGETYQTQMLGLLDDNGAFNIPLVPGIQRDDGELGQDCFAQLHSAPDTPCAGLAPPKIGPSSQGAGYLAVADGTVFSPVACLCKKKKKHFMMGPPPPPPQPRPEPSYGPPTPTPTPPTPSYGTPTPKPPAPPAPPAEDEPEPFFHKHPKMKKLMHKKKPCPPLGEEDKQPKN
- the LOC124701881 gene encoding proline-rich protein 2-like, with translation MEFLPRQFLFGVCAVALAIGLADAAHGETVPVVVGLARCSDCTRKNMNAEAAFKGLQVVVKCKNSKGEYESKAVGQLDKSGAFSVPLPADLVGEDGELKQDCLAQLHSASNMPCPRQEPSKIIAAPSHGVKPTFVALAGKVHEPSAECASAFLCHPPMIKPPKHDHDHPHLPGIKPPKHDHDRPHLPGKPIPPKHDHDHDHDHDHDHAHPPVAMPPKPAPIYGPPSERNAVTDPQLFKKMLPFLKKLPFFPPAAQNGKP